The genomic stretch CTCGGACACGGTGTAGTCGCGGTACTTGAACGAGGGGCCGAAATCCAGGTGCAGCACGCCCCAGAGATAGCGGCCGAACTGCACAGGCAAGGGCTCGTCCAGGTGATAGGCCTTATTCAGGTTCGCCATCACCTCGGGCGTGGCCTTGCGGTTGGCGTCGAACGGCCCGCCCGGCGCCACGCGGATCATGAAAAAGGAAATGGCGATGATCGCGAACAGAGTCGGGATCGACACCAAAAGCCGCCGCAACAAATATCTCAGCATGAGGTCGCTCGACCCTCTCCAGCGGTCCCGTGCGTCCCGAGCGTCACCATGAGGGCCGGCATCGCGCGACGCGCAGCCGCACCTGACTGAAACCTCACCGGATCTCTAGGAAACGCGCACGCCGTCCGGCCTGGCAGCATCGGACTTGGGTTCTTGTTCTAGCTACCGTCCGACGCCGACCGGCCCGCGACGATTCATGTCCGGCTCATTACCAGGACTTGGCCTCCAGCGGCAAGGCGCTTGGCGGTCGCACGTCATCAAAAAGAAATGACGCGAAGGCTTTCGCCTCCGCGCCACTCTGTTTGTTACTTATATCGCCTGGGAAGCGAGGCACCGGCCCGAAGGCCAAACGCCTCAAATCTCGATCAGAACTTGACCGAGGTCTTCAGATAGACGAAGCGTCCGGTATAGTCGTAGCCGGCCGATCCCAGCGAGTTGGCGTTGAGCGCGCCGCCGACATAGGGCGGGTCCTTGTCGAACAGATTGTCGACGCCGACCGACAGATTCACGTTCTTGAACTTATAGGTCACGTTGATGTCGTGGTAGAACACGCCCGCGACCTCGTTGCCTTCGTAGTCCTCGGCCCCCTTGGTCGAACCCGTGCAGTTCGAGAGCGTGCCGTACTCGCAAGCCGACGTGCCGTCGTAGTTGTGAGCGCCGCCGTAGTAACGGGCGGTCCAGCCGAACGACCAGCCCTCACGCGCGAAGGTCACGTTGAGGAGCGCCTTCCAGCGCGGCTCAGCGCTGTCCGTCGACGTGTTGAAGGTGCCGGCCTGCTGGATCGTGGTACCGTTCGACGTCACCGTGTCGCTCAAGAGATAGCTTGCCTGGCCGTTGAAGGAGAGCATGCCCCAGGCCGGCAGGCCGAGCTTCTCGGTCGCGATCTGGTAGTTCATCGCGATGTCGATGCCGTTCGTGCTCTCGTCGCCGATGTTGGCATTGAGCGTATCGATGATGCCGACGTCGCCCGTGCCGACCGCGCGCGATCCTGCGAGCTTGCAGGCCTGGGCCTGGCTGACCAGGTACTTGACGTTGCCGTAGCAGGCAAGCAGCAGCGATTCCGCGTCGTACTGGCTGATCTCGTTGCGTACCAGTACGTCGTAGTAATCGACCGTGACCGAGAGGCCCGGCGCCCATTTCGGCTGGTAGACGCCACCCATCGTCCATTCCTGGGACGTTTCCGGCTTGAGGTTGGTGTTGCCGCCGATCTCGGCCGTGAGCTGGTTGACTTGAGTGACGGTCGAGCTGGTGGCGCCAACTGCGGCGAGCGATGCCACGCAGGTGGCGCTGCCGTAGAACTGGCCGCCCGACGCGCAGGGATCGAGAGCCGTGCCCGACGGGTTGGTCTGCGACTTGCCGGCGTAGAGTTCCTTGACCTGCGGTGCGCGGAAGCCGGTCGACTGGCTGCCGCGCAGGCGCAACTCGTCGGTGACGGCATAGTCGAGTCCAGCCTTGTAGGTCAGCGCCCGGCCATAGACCGTGTTGTAGTCGTAGCGGGTCGAGAGGTCTGCCGTCAGCATCTTGACGAACGGCAGGTTCGACAACAGCGGCGCATTCAGCTCGGCATAACCCGAAGCGGTCGCGTAGCCGCCCTGGGTCGGCTCGGAATAGACTGCCCCATCGCCCGACGCGGTGATCGAGTCCGGATGATCGAACATGTCGTCAGTCCGGTATTCGAAGCCGAGCGCCATGGTGAGCGGCCCCGCCGGCAGCTGATAGACCGGACCCGCGATGTTGCCGTAGGCGATCTGCTGGGTGATCTGGCTCGTGTCGGTGTTCGTGTAATACAGATAGTTGAGCTGCGACTGGGTGAGCGTGTTCGTGCCGAAGAAGTTTCCGATCGAGCAGCCCTGCTCGGTGCCGCACGGGTTGATGCCCAGCTCCTGCGACAGGTGATAGAAATTCACCTCGTTCGACACGCGAT from Aliidongia dinghuensis encodes the following:
- a CDS encoding TonB-dependent receptor domain-containing protein, encoding MTLKTRLSGSVAILAIAPLFMAASAVAQSTPQTENIEVTGSRIKNTDAESANPITVVSSEDIARSAATTVEEVLRKLPAADFTGAVTANSNNGGLGASQVSLRNLGPQRTLVLVNGQRYVQTDNQTTSVAVDLNNIPVSMIDHIEILRDGASSIYGADAIGGVVNIITKQHYNGVEVGGGVGMTSYGDGLKHNVYSTIGADFDRGNILVNVSEDHTDPILNASRSWAISEHPEADYNSYDGISSRVTGAVATINGSKYYFANGLSSGILASDAYTLGHQITPGVYAGGGLASGDIAIAGAGVYYDYLPHEDLTAGLDRTQLNFTAHYDIAPNVTAVLEGFYTNRQSTQLLAPEPWGSNVLTPQFPSGLYVAANYIDSSGNLVANPYNPTNQANAAALYGATNQNVYIYSRLLSGNRYYSDDIDTYRLRAGLEGTLLGKYDWQAGYIYGKSAATYRVSNEVNFYHLSQELGINPCGTEQGCSIGNFFGTNTLTQSQLNYLYYTNTDTSQITQQIAYGNIAGPVYQLPAGPLTMALGFEYRTDDMFDHPDSITASGDGAVYSEPTQGGYATASGYAELNAPLLSNLPFVKMLTADLSTRYDYNTVYGRALTYKAGLDYAVTDELRLRGSQSTGFRAPQVKELYAGKSQTNPSGTALDPCASGGQFYGSATCVASLAAVGATSSTVTQVNQLTAEIGGNTNLKPETSQEWTMGGVYQPKWAPGLSVTVDYYDVLVRNEISQYDAESLLLACYGNVKYLVSQAQACKLAGSRAVGTGDVGIIDTLNANIGDESTNGIDIAMNYQIATEKLGLPAWGMLSFNGQASYLLSDTVTSNGTTIQQAGTFNTSTDSAEPRWKALLNVTFAREGWSFGWTARYYGGAHNYDGTSACEYGTLSNCTGSTKGAEDYEGNEVAGVFYHDINVTYKFKNVNLSVGVDNLFDKDPPYVGGALNANSLGSAGYDYTGRFVYLKTSVKF